A single genomic interval of Ignavibacteria bacterium harbors:
- a CDS encoding 4Fe-4S dicluster domain-containing protein, producing the protein MSKKPSEQNSVNSHWKSIGEYQDSSSIVEIKQNEFINGATDEFDVSELPILSRRKFLALLSASAAVTVTACTDYRDKGEIVPYTNKPEEITIGKANYYASTCNLCKQNCGILVKTREGRPIKIDGNPDHPVNKGKICNKGQANILNLYDPERLRHPIEKATNSSFIEKNWEEVDKKIIEKLKQSVSANKEIALVAHTNYSPSAKKLFDGFVKVFPNAKIYTYELFSEANKLLAWQKCYGNLNLPVIRLNEAKIILSLDSDFLATDGSVIENIRQFTQQRDIDSPNDFNRLYVIEGRMSLTGMNADYRLRLRPDFQFEFAMSLLSELVLNRGLRTNGIDSSVLSELKKYSLIDFVKKHSFDPNSINNLVGDLIANQGKSIILGGNSLSEQTHIVLNILNDVLGSSKLYDEKSSQMSFQLETSSNDINGLVQKMGKGEVGAVIFYDTNPTYHFPSLDFANQLKKVGISIGLTESKNETSELCHYVLPINNLLESWGDYQTRSGIISLQQPVISPIYKTRQKESILLTWLTGSFDEKNYHEFIRQRWEKEFYPSLKLLSDFTSFWYASLHDGIVTVTENKPQTNKLSISSDSLFTREVKQNNFYVHLVEGQNSSDGRFANNGWLQEIPHPVSKIVWDNYAAVSPKTAKEFKLEDNDVIEIESDDKKISVPCFIQAGQSDGLISIELGYGRTVCGEVGKNVGVNANALINFSDNSPIFYLPASISKTSRKYNLVTAQEHHALDDEFVKDIHRKRKIIQEGTVQQYLNDPKFIQKEKHDVFSITNEVEYNGLKWGMAIDLNKCIGCSGCVSACISENNIPVVGKEQVEKGREMHWMRIDRYYSGTLDEPIVSNQPMLCQHCDHAPCENVCPVAATNHSPDGLNQMAYNRCVGTRYCSNNCPYKVRRFNFLDFRETFEEGYYSQQPISLLNNPEVTVRSRGVMEKCTFCIQRIMEARQIAVEEGRELKGIDVMTACQVACPSLAIEFGDVNDPNSIVSMLRKHELGYHVLEEINVRPNVTYIAKLRNTHSEEV; encoded by the coding sequence ATGAGTAAAAAACCTTCAGAGCAAAATTCTGTAAATTCGCATTGGAAAAGTATTGGTGAGTATCAAGACTCAAGTTCAATTGTTGAGATAAAGCAGAATGAATTTATAAATGGTGCGACTGATGAATTCGATGTTTCCGAATTACCAATTCTCTCCCGCAGGAAATTTTTAGCATTATTATCCGCATCGGCTGCAGTGACCGTTACAGCATGCACCGATTACAGAGACAAAGGAGAGATTGTTCCTTATACGAACAAACCCGAAGAAATCACGATTGGCAAAGCAAATTATTATGCTTCGACATGCAATTTATGTAAGCAAAACTGTGGAATTTTAGTTAAGACTCGCGAAGGCAGGCCAATAAAGATCGATGGGAACCCAGATCATCCAGTTAATAAGGGAAAGATCTGTAATAAGGGCCAAGCAAACATTCTAAATCTCTACGATCCGGAGAGATTAAGACATCCAATTGAAAAAGCAACGAATTCTTCATTCATTGAAAAGAATTGGGAAGAAGTTGACAAGAAGATCATCGAAAAATTAAAACAATCTGTATCAGCAAATAAAGAAATTGCATTAGTAGCTCACACGAATTATTCACCCTCAGCCAAAAAGCTTTTTGATGGATTCGTAAAAGTTTTTCCAAATGCAAAGATATATACGTACGAATTGTTTTCGGAGGCAAACAAGCTTTTAGCATGGCAGAAATGTTATGGGAATTTGAATTTACCAGTTATACGCTTAAATGAAGCAAAAATAATTTTATCTCTTGATTCAGATTTTCTTGCAACGGATGGCAGTGTAATTGAAAATATTCGTCAGTTCACTCAGCAACGCGATATCGATAGTCCAAATGATTTCAATCGCTTGTATGTGATAGAGGGAAGAATGAGCTTGACTGGAATGAATGCTGATTATCGTCTGCGGTTGAGACCTGATTTCCAATTTGAATTTGCAATGAGCTTGTTGAGTGAACTCGTTCTAAACCGAGGGCTTCGAACAAATGGAATTGATTCATCGGTTCTTAGTGAACTTAAAAAATATTCTTTGATTGATTTCGTTAAAAAACATTCGTTTGATCCGAATTCCATCAATAATCTTGTCGGAGATTTGATAGCTAATCAGGGCAAATCAATCATATTGGGAGGAAACAGTTTAAGTGAGCAAACTCATATCGTTCTGAACATTTTAAATGATGTATTAGGAAGTTCCAAACTCTATGATGAGAAATCTTCGCAGATGAGTTTTCAGCTGGAGACTTCCAGTAATGATATTAATGGACTTGTACAAAAAATGGGCAAAGGCGAAGTCGGTGCAGTAATATTTTACGATACTAATCCAACTTATCATTTCCCAAGTCTAGATTTTGCAAATCAATTGAAGAAAGTTGGAATTTCCATTGGCTTAACAGAAAGTAAAAATGAAACTTCCGAATTATGCCATTATGTTCTGCCAATAAATAATTTATTGGAGTCATGGGGAGATTATCAAACTCGAAGCGGTATAATCAGTCTGCAGCAACCAGTAATTTCCCCGATTTATAAAACTCGGCAAAAGGAATCAATTCTTTTAACATGGTTGACTGGTTCCTTTGATGAAAAAAACTATCATGAATTTATCCGTCAGCGATGGGAAAAAGAGTTTTATCCATCGTTGAAATTGCTCTCTGATTTCACCTCTTTTTGGTATGCATCACTGCACGATGGAATCGTAACTGTTACTGAAAATAAACCTCAAACAAATAAGTTGAGTATTAGTAGTGATAGTTTATTTACCCGTGAAGTAAAACAAAATAATTTCTATGTTCATTTAGTAGAGGGGCAAAACTCAAGTGATGGAAGGTTCGCAAATAATGGCTGGCTTCAAGAAATTCCGCATCCTGTTTCAAAAATTGTTTGGGATAATTATGCAGCCGTTTCACCAAAAACTGCAAAGGAATTTAAGCTTGAAGATAATGATGTAATTGAGATCGAATCCGATGATAAGAAAATTTCTGTTCCATGTTTTATTCAAGCAGGACAATCTGATGGATTGATTTCAATTGAGCTTGGTTATGGGAGGACTGTCTGCGGTGAAGTTGGTAAAAATGTTGGAGTAAATGCAAATGCATTGATTAATTTTAGTGACAATTCGCCAATATTTTATTTACCTGCCTCGATTAGTAAAACTTCTCGTAAGTACAACTTGGTTACTGCACAAGAGCATCATGCACTCGATGATGAATTCGTAAAAGATATTCATCGAAAGCGAAAAATAATTCAAGAGGGAACAGTTCAGCAGTATTTGAATGATCCAAAATTCATCCAAAAAGAAAAACACGATGTATTCAGCATCACAAATGAGGTTGAATACAATGGCTTAAAATGGGGGATGGCAATCGATCTGAATAAGTGTATTGGATGCAGCGGTTGTGTGAGTGCTTGTATTTCCGAAAATAATATTCCTGTTGTAGGAAAAGAGCAAGTGGAAAAAGGTCGTGAGATGCATTGGATGAGAATTGATCGGTACTACTCCGGGACTCTTGACGAACCAATAGTCAGCAATCAGCCGATGCTTTGTCAGCACTGTGATCACGCACCATGTGAGAATGTTTGCCCCGTTGCAGCAACTAATCACAGTCCTGATGGATTGAATCAAATGGCATACAATCGTTGTGTTGGAACAAGATATTGCTCTAATAACTGCCCTTACAAAGTTCGCCGATTCAATTTTTTGGATTTCCGAGAGACCTTCGAAGAAGGATATTATTCTCAACAGCCAATTAGCTTGTTGAACAATCCTGAAGTTACAGTCAGGTCACGCGGTGTAATGGAGAAGTGTACGTTTTGTATTCAGAGAATTATGGAAGCTCGGCAAATTGCTGTTGAAGAAGGAAGAGAACTAAAAGGAATTGATGTAATGACCGCATGTCAAGTCGCATGTCCATCGCTGGCAATTGAATTTGGAGACGTGAACGATCCAAATTCAATCGTATCAATGCTGCGTAAGCATGAACTCGGTTATCATGTTTTAGAAGAAATTAATGTCCGGCCTAATGTGACATATATTGCTAAGTTACGAAATACTCATTCGGAGGAAGTTTAG
- a CDS encoding 2-oxoisovalerate dehydrogenase, with the protein MKDIEQNLQLDTNVLNDFGLDVHKNTLQKWYQLMHLGRILDEQASKYLRKSMGWGYHASFAGHDGIQLILGLAFRQNKDFLFPYYRDMLTTLAAGLTAEEIILNGLSKATDVASGGRHMSNHFAKPEIRIQNVSSCVSNHALHAVGVARAAKTYGGNEIAYFSSGEASTSEGYFYEAVNGATREKLPVIFVIQNNKFGISVPIDVQSANPRISDNFRGFKNLHIVNVDGTNVFDCWKGMQEAIDYVQDGHGPAMVHADCVRIHAHSNSDKHELYRSKDEISQLSKFDPLPKFRSYLLQNEIFTEEELTEIESFNQKELETAARLAESAPDPDPSTVMDFIIPKEIEHCPAHEIESYEQAVPDDNAPKMTLREAINETLKQEFRNNPNTFLWGQDVASKDKGGVFNVTKGMLKEFGEKRVFNAPLAEDFIVGTAEGFSRYRDDIVVVIEGAQFADYFWPAMEQLIELSHDYWRSVGKFVPNVVIRLASGGYIGGGLYHSQNLEAVLTTLPGLRVLVPSHADDAMGMLRCAMRNRGVTLFLEPKFLYNQPFASSPKPSKPLCFPFGHARVRRAGEDLSIITYGTTVHWALRAANKLKDEHGLNIEVLDLRSLAPLDKTSIYQTVKKTGKALIVHEDKLTGGFGGEVAALIGEYAFEHLDAPVMRIGSKDIPVAFSKILESATLPQVEDVYNAALKLAKY; encoded by the coding sequence AGCGTCAAAGTATCTGCGGAAGTCGATGGGTTGGGGTTATCATGCTTCCTTTGCCGGTCATGACGGCATTCAACTGATTCTCGGTTTAGCATTCCGTCAGAATAAAGATTTTTTGTTTCCCTATTACAGAGATATGCTCACGACCTTAGCGGCAGGTTTAACTGCTGAAGAAATTATTTTGAACGGTCTATCAAAGGCAACTGACGTAGCAAGCGGCGGACGGCACATGAGCAATCATTTCGCAAAACCTGAAATAAGAATTCAGAACGTTTCGTCTTGTGTCTCGAATCATGCATTACACGCTGTTGGCGTTGCACGTGCAGCAAAAACGTATGGGGGAAATGAGATTGCTTATTTCAGTTCAGGTGAAGCTTCTACAAGCGAAGGATATTTTTATGAAGCAGTGAACGGAGCAACAAGAGAAAAACTCCCTGTAATTTTTGTTATTCAAAATAATAAGTTTGGCATCTCAGTTCCGATAGATGTGCAATCGGCAAATCCTCGTATTTCAGATAATTTCCGCGGATTTAAAAATCTTCACATTGTTAATGTTGATGGCACAAACGTATTCGACTGTTGGAAAGGCATGCAAGAAGCAATTGATTATGTACAAGATGGGCATGGACCTGCAATGGTTCATGCAGATTGTGTGAGGATTCATGCACACAGTAATTCAGATAAGCATGAACTTTATAGAAGCAAGGATGAGATTAGTCAACTTTCTAAGTTTGATCCATTACCGAAATTCAGAAGTTATCTTTTACAAAATGAGATTTTTACAGAAGAGGAATTAACAGAAATTGAATCCTTCAATCAAAAAGAACTTGAGACTGCAGCACGGCTGGCGGAATCCGCTCCGGATCCTGATCCGAGTACGGTGATGGATTTTATTATCCCAAAAGAAATTGAACATTGCCCCGCTCATGAAATTGAATCTTATGAGCAAGCTGTTCCTGATGATAATGCACCTAAAATGACTCTTCGTGAAGCAATTAACGAAACTCTGAAACAAGAGTTTAGGAATAATCCAAATACATTTCTTTGGGGACAAGATGTAGCTTCAAAAGATAAAGGCGGAGTGTTTAATGTCACAAAAGGGATGCTGAAAGAATTTGGTGAGAAGAGAGTTTTCAATGCTCCTCTTGCAGAAGATTTCATCGTTGGTACAGCTGAAGGTTTTTCAAGATATCGCGATGATATTGTAGTAGTTATCGAAGGTGCGCAGTTCGCAGATTATTTCTGGCCTGCAATGGAACAATTGATCGAGTTATCACACGATTACTGGAGAAGCGTAGGTAAGTTTGTTCCAAATGTCGTTATTAGATTGGCTTCCGGCGGTTATATAGGTGGTGGATTATATCATTCACAAAACCTCGAGGCTGTATTAACAACTTTGCCCGGTTTGAGAGTGTTAGTGCCATCACACGCAGATGATGCAATGGGAATGTTAAGATGTGCAATGCGAAATCGTGGTGTGACTTTATTCTTAGAACCAAAGTTTCTTTACAATCAACCGTTTGCATCATCACCAAAACCAAGCAAGCCGCTTTGTTTTCCTTTCGGTCATGCAAGAGTGCGAAGAGCCGGAGAAGATCTCTCAATCATAACTTATGGTACGACAGTTCATTGGGCTCTTCGAGCTGCAAATAAACTGAAGGATGAACATGGATTGAACATTGAAGTTTTGGATTTGAGGAGTCTCGCTCCCCTAGATAAGACTTCAATTTATCAGACTGTTAAAAAAACTGGCAAAGCTTTAATTGTGCATGAAGACAAATTAACAGGCGGATTCGGCGGCGAAGTTGCAGCATTGATTGGTGAATATGCCTTCGAGCATTTGGATGCACCGGTTATGAGAATTGGTTCAAAGGATATCCCTGTAGCATTCTCAAAAATTTTAGAATCAGCAACATTACCGCAAGTTGAAGATGTATATAACGCAGCATTGAAATTAGCAAAGTATTAA
- a CDS encoding cytochrome c3 family protein: MKKTTLDYLLKVRIPIVIFVAALAFMLTYYVSRPERDSIGYAPQQPISFSHKLHAGEMLIDCQYCHTAVSKSRFATVPGVSVCMNCHQVARKNKESIIQLTKYYEEDKALTWKRVHRVPDYAYFNHSVHVNKGIDCAECHGRIKDMEVVQQVSSFTMGSCLDCHRNAHEKLPGLKKINEGPENCFACHR; this comes from the coding sequence ATGAAAAAAACTACTCTCGATTACCTGCTTAAAGTACGCATACCAATCGTGATTTTTGTTGCTGCCCTAGCGTTCATGCTTACTTACTACGTCTCACGTCCAGAAAGAGATAGCATCGGATATGCCCCTCAACAGCCAATTTCATTTTCACACAAACTGCATGCCGGCGAAATGTTGATCGATTGTCAGTATTGCCACACAGCCGTCTCGAAATCTCGATTTGCCACAGTTCCAGGAGTGAGTGTTTGTATGAATTGTCATCAAGTTGCAAGGAAAAATAAAGAAAGTATCATTCAACTAACAAAATACTACGAAGAAGATAAAGCACTGACTTGGAAACGCGTTCACCGTGTGCCAGATTATGCTTATTTCAATCATAGTGTTCATGTAAACAAAGGAATTGATTGTGCAGAATGTCATGGCAGAATTAAAGATATGGAAGTTGTGCAGCAAGTTTCATCATTCACGATGGGCAGCTGTCTTGATTGTCATCGGAATGCACACGAAAAACTCCCTGGATTGAAAAAAATAAATGAAGGACCCGAAAACTGTTTTGCGTGTCACAGGTAG
- a CDS encoding hydrogenase yields the protein MLLVGIISLAVTFIFGVGAWGVNQPVGWGFDIVNFVFWVGIGHAGTLISAILFLLRQRWRTGIARFAEAMTIFAVMCAGLFPLIHTGRPWLDGYLMPYPNQHSLWVNFTSPLLWDVFAVSTYFTVSLIFWYVGLIPDFATLRDRATSKIKKIIYSIFSLGWRHSNRHWQHYEMAYLILAGFATPLVLSVHTIVSFDFAVSVIPGWHTTIFPPYFVAGAVFSGFAMVQNMLILIRKIFNLKHIITLDHLEKMNKVMLTTGLMVGYAYAMEFFIAWYSGNATEQFVFLNRALGPYAWAYWIMVSCNVLIPQFFWFKKLRRSIVVMFIIGVLVNVGMWFERFVIVVTSLSRDYLPSSWGHYIPSIFDIGIFIGSFGLFFTLLLLFIKTVPVVSLSEVKAVIDGAQPTHGGRH from the coding sequence ATGCTGCTTGTTGGAATAATAAGTCTTGCTGTCACTTTTATTTTTGGTGTTGGTGCTTGGGGTGTCAATCAACCGGTTGGATGGGGATTTGACATTGTTAATTTTGTTTTTTGGGTTGGAATCGGACATGCAGGTACACTGATTTCAGCAATTTTATTTTTACTTCGGCAGAGATGGCGAACAGGCATCGCACGTTTTGCCGAAGCGATGACAATATTTGCAGTTATGTGTGCAGGATTATTTCCATTGATCCACACCGGTCGCCCATGGCTGGATGGATATCTGATGCCATACCCAAATCAACATTCATTATGGGTGAATTTTACTTCGCCGTTACTTTGGGATGTTTTTGCGGTGTCAACTTATTTTACTGTTTCACTTATCTTTTGGTATGTGGGATTAATTCCAGACTTTGCGACTTTGCGGGATCGAGCAACAAGTAAAATCAAAAAAATAATTTACTCCATCTTTAGTTTGGGTTGGAGACATTCAAACCGGCATTGGCAGCATTATGAAATGGCGTATTTGATTCTGGCTGGATTCGCAACACCGCTAGTTCTCTCGGTTCATACAATAGTGAGTTTTGATTTTGCAGTTTCTGTGATCCCAGGTTGGCATACAACGATTTTCCCGCCATACTTTGTAGCAGGAGCTGTATTCTCTGGATTTGCTATGGTGCAAAATATGCTGATCCTCATAAGGAAAATTTTCAATCTGAAACACATCATAACACTAGATCATCTTGAAAAGATGAATAAAGTCATGCTGACCACCGGATTAATGGTCGGCTATGCTTATGCAATGGAATTTTTCATCGCATGGTACAGCGGAAATGCGACTGAGCAATTTGTTTTTTTGAATCGGGCTCTCGGTCCATATGCTTGGGCTTATTGGATTATGGTCAGTTGTAATGTATTAATTCCACAATTCTTCTGGTTTAAAAAATTGCGAAGATCGATTGTTGTGATGTTCATTATTGGTGTGCTTGTGAATGTCGGAATGTGGTTCGAACGATTTGTCATTGTAGTCACATCGCTATCACGTGATTATCTCCCTTCAAGCTGGGGGCATTACATACCTTCAATTTTTGATATAGGAATATTTATTGGAAGCTTCGGATTGTTTTTCACTTTGTTGTTATTATTCATTAAGACTGTGCCGGTTGTTTCACTTTCCGAAGTGAAAGCTGTAATTGATGGTGCGCAGCCAACGCATGGAGGTCGACACTAA
- a CDS encoding DUF3341 domain-containing protein: MNNKTLYSVSGLFNTPNEIIHASEETVNAGYKKFDVHSPYPLHGMNQAMNLKPSKLGFITLIFGLSGAAFALAFMWWVNVIEYPLVIGGKPLFQLPAFIPVTFEVTVLSAAIFTVVGMLFVMFKFPNNSHPLHDTDYMKKVSADKYGLTIQSIDLQFDENKVTSFLKSLGASEVFSIHYDGEELRTDNKIFNPKFILFLIVTAAVVSGATYFTLNKLLFMSPFNWMVEQDRVNPQSKNEFFADGFGMREPVEGAISRGFTPYKFKGQPENAARYLINSLPMTEINLKIGKEKFEIFCSPCHGNFGKGDSRLKGQFPNPPTLHSEKVRTWSDGAIFHVITDGQNVMPSHAQQISIEERWAVVNYIRVLQSAVNAKESDLK; the protein is encoded by the coding sequence ATGAATAATAAAACTTTATATTCGGTTTCAGGCTTATTTAATACTCCAAATGAAATTATTCACGCTAGTGAAGAAACAGTAAATGCAGGTTATAAAAAATTCGACGTTCACTCTCCATATCCACTACATGGGATGAACCAAGCGATGAATTTAAAACCCTCGAAACTTGGGTTTATAACATTAATATTTGGATTATCTGGAGCTGCATTTGCACTTGCATTTATGTGGTGGGTGAACGTGATTGAATATCCTCTTGTAATCGGAGGCAAACCATTATTTCAGCTTCCAGCGTTCATTCCTGTGACATTTGAAGTCACTGTGCTTTCAGCAGCGATTTTTACTGTCGTCGGAATGTTGTTCGTCATGTTTAAATTCCCTAATAATTCTCATCCTCTGCACGATACAGATTATATGAAAAAAGTTTCTGCAGATAAATATGGATTAACAATTCAATCGATAGACCTGCAGTTTGATGAGAATAAAGTAACATCATTCCTCAAATCACTTGGGGCAAGCGAGGTTTTCTCAATTCATTACGATGGAGAGGAACTCCGGACTGATAACAAGATTTTCAATCCAAAGTTTATTTTGTTTCTTATTGTTACGGCTGCTGTTGTTTCAGGTGCAACTTACTTTACTTTGAATAAATTATTATTCATGTCTCCATTTAATTGGATGGTGGAACAAGATCGTGTTAATCCACAATCGAAGAATGAATTTTTTGCAGATGGATTTGGAATGCGTGAACCTGTTGAGGGAGCCATCTCGCGCGGTTTCACGCCTTACAAATTTAAAGGTCAGCCGGAAAATGCTGCGAGATATCTAATAAATTCTTTACCGATGACTGAAATTAATTTGAAAATCGGTAAAGAGAAGTTTGAAATATTCTGTTCGCCTTGTCATGGAAATTTTGGTAAAGGAGACAGCAGACTGAAAGGACAGTTTCCGAATCCGCCTACTCTTCATTCGGAAAAAGTAAGAACTTGGAGCGACGGAGCTATATTTCATGTAATAACAGACGGGCAGAACGTGATGCCTTCTCACGCTCAGCAGA